In the genome of Pongo pygmaeus isolate AG05252 chromosome 9, NHGRI_mPonPyg2-v2.0_pri, whole genome shotgun sequence, one region contains:
- the ZNF215 gene encoding zinc finger protein 215 isoform X4: MEKEIPRKTIFDMKSISGEESSHGVIMTRLTESGHPSSDVWKGENWLYRNQKKWDINLPQEAFIPETIYTDEEDFECSENKETFDINSVSSICAIQQGIPSRKGSPKCDKFKTQFKFNLDSVGKQHSEYEYVNDLSLSTDIRHQKSHTTMNSYECYQCGKAFCRSSSLIRHQIIHTGEKPYKCSECGRFFNRRTNLTKHQKLHAEVKACTSNKCGKAVSKSEDSNNPALHFGNNFYECVNCGKSFNRSSSLIRHQMIHTGEKPFKCKECNKAFNRSSNLVKHQKLHTRDKS; the protein is encoded by the exons ATGGAGAAAGAAATACCAAGGAAGACTATTTTTG acATGAAGAGTATTTCTGGAGAAGAATCATCTCATGGAGTGATTATGACAAGGCTTACCGAAAGTGGACACCCTTCTTCAGATGTCTGGAAAGGTGAGAATTGGTTATATAGGAACCAGAAAAAATGGGACATAAATTTGCCACAAGAGGCTTTCATTCCTGAAACAATTTACACTGACGAGGAAGATTTTGAATGTAGTGAAAATAAGGAAACCTTTGATATTAATTCAGTTAGCTCAATTTGTGCTATACAACAGGGAATTCCTTCAAGAAAGGGGTCTCCAAAATGTGATAAGTTTAAAACTCAATTCAAATTTAATTTAGACTCAGTCGGTAAGCAACATTCAGAATATGAATATGTGAATGACTTGAGTTTGAGTACAGATATTCGACACCAAAAAAGTCATACTACAATGAATTCCTATGAATGTTAtcaatgtgggaaagccttctgCCGAAGTTCATCCCTTATTCGACATCAGATCattcacacaggagagaaaccctataaatgcAGTGAATGTGGGAGATTCTTCAACCGACGTACAAACCTTACTAAGCATCAAAAACTTCATGCTGAAGTAAAGGCCTGCACAAGCAATAAATGTGGAAAAGCCGTCAGTAAAAGTGAAGACAGTAATAATCCAGCACTCCATTTTGGAAACAATTTCTATGAATGTGTTAACTGTGGAAAATCCTTCAACCGCAGCTCCTCTCTTATTCGACACCAAATGattcatacaggagagaaaccatTCAAATGTAAGGAATGTAATAAAGCCTTCAACAGGAGTTCAAACCTTGTTAAACATCAAAAACTGCATACTCGAGATAAgtcctga